CCGGCCTGGAAGTCGTGGGGCGCGTCACTCAGGCGCTGGAAAGCATCCACCCCGCCACCTATATCGGCCAGGGCAAGGTCGAGGAGATTCAGGAAATCATCGCCACCCAGGACGTGGACATCGTTGTTTTCGACGTGGACCTGTCCCCCACACAACAGCGCAACCTCGAAGAAGCCCTCAATGTGCGTATCATAGACCGCACCGCTCTCATCCTGGATATTTTCGCCAAACACGCGCGCACGCGCGAGGGAGCCCTGCAGGTCGAGTTGGCGCAGTATGAATACCGCCTGCCGCGCCTGACGCGGCAGTGGACGCACCTCTCCCGACAGGGTGTGGGTGGAGTTGGCCTGCGCGGCCCTGGCGAGACCCAGCTCGAGTCGGACCGCCGGCTCATCCGCAAGCGCATCACGCAGTTGCGCAAAGAGCTGGAAGAGGTGCGCGAGCATCGCCAGCGTTACCGCCAGCGCCGGCGTGAGGCCGCGATCCCGACGGTCGCGCTGGTGGGTTACACGAACGCCGGCAAATCCACTTTGCTCAATACTCTCAGCGGCGCCGGCGTCCTGGTGGAGGATAAGCTCTTCGCCACGCTCGATCCCACCACCCGGCGGGTGAAACTGCCCGGGGGTAGGGAGGTGCTCTTCACCGATACCGTCGGCTTCATCCATAAACTCCCGACGATGCTGGTGGCGGCGTTCCGCGCCACGCTTGAGGAAATCAGCGAGGCGGATTTGCTCATCCATGTGGTTGACATAACTTCGCCGGCGGTGCTGGGACAGTGCCGCGCCGTGGCCAAAGTGCTCAAAGAGGTGGGGGCGGATCACATCCCTATTATCACTGCGCTGAATAAGATTGACAAGCTGGAATCGCCGGCGGCGGTACAGGAGATGCTGAAGCAGTTCCCCAACAGCGTCGGCATCTCCGCGCTGACGGGGGAGGGGGTGGACCGACTGCTGGAGCTGGTGGACCGCACGCTGACCCAGCAGATGATTGACGTGGTGGTGCGCATCCCGTTCAGCGCCGGCGAGCTGGTCTCCTTGTTCCACCGCTTCGGGTCCATTGAGAAGGAAGAGCATACGCCAGAGGGCGTGGAGATCGTGGGGCAGTTGCCGGTGGACCTGGCCGGCCGCTTCGCGCCGTATATGCGCTCGTAGACTTTCACCAGAAAATATCGGGGGAGACGGTGCGGATGCCGGCGTCATATCCGACCCGCTTGTACATCCGCACGCCGTTCCACGGCTCCCCCAGAATGCCGTCATGAATGGCCCAACTGCGCCCCCGCACGCTGTGCGCCAGCTCCGGCTGACGGAAGGGCGAGGAACGGTCCAGCCGCTCCCACAGCTCGCCGCCGGGGCGGAACTCCCGATCGATCCACTCCATTTTGACCCGGCCCTGGACATAGCCGCATCCATAGCGCTCGAACAGCACCGCGGTATGATACGCCAGCGGGGTGAGGAAGAAGGTATCGTGTCCCAGGGCGGCGGTGAAATCCTCTATCAGGAAGAGGACCTCGCGCAGGAGGCCCACGCCGCGGCGCACCTGGCCGGGAGCCAGGCCGGCCTTCATGGCCCGGATTTCTTCGGGGATGTTGCGCGCCAGAGTGCCGAACTGCGTGGGATTGCCATGCTCATCCCGGTCCACATGGAACCGCTCGGAACGCAGGTTATTGAGGATCACCAGCAGAAGCTCCAACTGGGAGAATTGGGTATCCGCCAGTTGGAGGTAGAGGGCACAGTCGGGTTCTTCGGGGACCGGGCGCACGCGGATGATAAAATACGCCGTGCCCGGAATCGTCTCGAATTCCACCGCCGGCCGGCCCTGCGCATCCACTAACCGGATGGGGTCAACGCCGAAATCTCGCAGGAGCATGGAGGGGATGAGCCGGCGCAGGATGGCATGCTTCTCCGCATCGGGCATCTGATTGAGCATGCGGATAGACCGTATGGGGACGCACTCGCGCCCCGGGATGCGCGCCGGCATGGCCCCCTCCGTTTACCAATCCCGCCGACGGGTGGCCTCCCGCCATTCCCGCTCCATCTCGCGCTCGCTGTCGCGTTGGGCAATGGCCTCCCGCTTATCGTACAGGCGCTTGCCGCGTGCCAGGGCAATCTCCACCTTAGCGAGATTGCCCTTCAGGTACATGCGCAGTGGCACGATGGTATAGCCCTTTTCCTGGACGCGGCTGGCCAGGCGCGCGATTTCCTGCTTATGCAGGAGGAGCTTGCGATCGCGCTTAGGCTCATGATTGTCGCGCGATGCCTGTTCGTACTGGGCGATATGCGCATCCACCAACCAGGCTTCCCCGTTGCGGATGAGGACAAAGCTGTCGCGCAGGTTGACGCGGCCGGCTCGCACCGATTTGATCTCCGAGCCGGTCAGCGCGATGCCGGCCTCAAAGGTCTGCTCCAGATGATAGTCATGATAGGCCTTGCGGTTGGTGGCGATCACCCGGATGGCCTCTTTATCCTTCGTCATAATAACCCTCGTTCGACCATATCTCACGATGGGAAATGGACATATACCGCCGCCGGCAGGAACAGCACACTGCCGGCGCTCCCACCGATGCGTTCTTTCAGGACCTCCAGCGCTTTTTCGAGCTGGGTATCGCGGCCGGCCTGATACTCCTCCCAGGACAGCTCGACCGGCACGTCCGGCTCCAGCCCGTTCTTGTGGATATCGCGCCCCTTGGGCGTGAACCAGTGCGCGATGGTGACGCGGAGCTGGGAGCCATCGGAAAGCTGGTGCACCTGCTGGATGGCGCCCTTGCCAAAGGTGCGTGTGCCGACGAGGAGGCCGCGCCCGGTGTCCTGGATGGCGCCGGCGACGATCTCCGAGGCGCTGGCGCTGGCCTGATTCACCAGCACCACCATGGGCAGGGATGGATCGGTGGCCAGGCCGCCGGCGAGGGCCGGATACTGTTTGGTTGTGCCATCTTTGGTCCGCTCCTCCGTGATAATGCCTTGTCCGACGAATTCACTGGCCACCGATACCGCCACGTCGAGCAGTCCGCCTGGATTGCCGCGCAGGTCGAGTA
This window of the Anaerolineae bacterium genome carries:
- the smpB gene encoding SsrA-binding protein SmpB, coding for MTKDKEAIRVIATNRKAYHDYHLEQTFEAGIALTGSEIKSVRAGRVNLRDSFVLIRNGEAWLVDAHIAQYEQASRDNHEPKRDRKLLLHKQEIARLASRVQEKGYTIVPLRMYLKGNLAKVEIALARGKRLYDKREAIAQRDSEREMEREWREATRRRDW
- the hflX gene encoding GTPase HflX, with product GLEVVGRVTQALESIHPATYIGQGKVEEIQEIIATQDVDIVVFDVDLSPTQQRNLEEALNVRIIDRTALILDIFAKHARTREGALQVELAQYEYRLPRLTRQWTHLSRQGVGGVGLRGPGETQLESDRRLIRKRITQLRKELEEVREHRQRYRQRRREAAIPTVALVGYTNAGKSTLLNTLSGAGVLVEDKLFATLDPTTRRVKLPGGREVLFTDTVGFIHKLPTMLVAAFRATLEEISEADLLIHVVDITSPAVLGQCRAVAKVLKEVGADHIPIITALNKIDKLESPAAVQEMLKQFPNSVGISALTGEGVDRLLELVDRTLTQQMIDVVVRIPFSAGELVSLFHRFGSIEKEEHTPEGVEIVGQLPVDLAGRFAPYMRS